The region CCCTGGTCTCTCCCTCCGCTATGTACATTCTCACTCAAGTCCCTAAGACCCTGAGGCTGGATGGTGCCACAAGAAAGGAGGGCAAGTTCCCCTCAGGGAACCAAGGAACTGGCTTGCCTGGCACCCAGGGACAGTAGCTATGTGGCTCttcacccattaaaaaaaaaacaaaaacaaattcttgcCCTTACCCCCCACCCCACTAGCTAAGCAAGAGCAGAGCTGTGGTGAAGAGCCAGTGTGGGGTGGTTGGTGCCCAGGGCTGTAAACAGTGTGAAGACTGTAGTATTGTGCTTGTCACCTAGGAAAAGCGCTGGCAGGTGTGTTGCCGCTTAGTGCACAGGTGGCCTCCTCCCAGTGGTTAAGAGCACCCTCCCTCTTGGGGGCCGAGGGATGCTCACTGCCCTCAATGCGCTAAGCCTCTTGCCCACCCACAGCCACCTTTCTGGATTCTATCTCTGCTCCTTGTGCCTCTCTGGGCCCCCCTCCCACCCGTGTCTGAGCAGAGCAGCCGGCCTCCTGGAGGCCCTGCTGAGGCCTAGAGGCCGTACGAGGTGACAGTCTAAGTGCACAGGCAAACGCTCTAAGGGCAATAGAGGAGAAAGTCGCcacttcaaaataaaacaatacaatcttgaaaaaaataatcaacCCCACAACAATTTAAAACAGCTTCTTTGAAACCCTTTTAAATCGGTCAGTTTTTGCACAAACTATAGAAAACAGAGAGGTGAAGGTGATATATACGAAGGTGTGAAGAAACAGCAGGAAACATGCAAAACTTGTTTTTTCTGGGCATAATCTtagtaggaaaggaaaaaattcaaaacaaaaacacaaaaacaatacaaaaacaaaaacaaaaaaatcaaagcatCACATTTTGCTGTGGAGACTGTAGGAACGAGCATGGAGGTGGGCACAGGGGGGCTGAGGGGAAGGGGCCAGAGGAATCTGCAGACTCCCCGCACGGTTGCTACAGGGAagaaccacaaaagaaaaagaaaaaggctggcTGGGGCCCAAACTGCAGCCGGCGGTCAAAAAGGAAAAGGGGTTCAGGTGTTTTCTGCAGTTGAGaactcaagaaaaacaaaaatagaacacATGCGGTCTCCTCAAGCCCCACAAACTATATCAGCAAAATGTGCTCAGGAGCCTCAAAGGttttagtgacatcttttatttcattgtttacTTCAAAGTTGTCTTTAAAACTAAGcacacagagaaacaaagccTAGAAACGGACTGGCTGTGTgttcacagaaatacaaacaccACACGGTATGTGCTAGTAGGGCTGCTCTGAAGACAATTACAAAGAATTGGAATCACAAAATCAAGTGGTTATCTTATGAAGTTctagaaaaatagatttttttatattCAAATGCAAGTTTAAATATTTCCCCTTCAGCAGTCGTTCTAGCAAAACCAATTTGgcagcacaaaagaaaaaaaaaggaaagaaaaaagaaaaaacaaagaaagaaacaaacataataaaaatacacGTCAGCATCAAAGGTCAACACAAGGTCAAAGGTGAGAGTTCAAGCATCAGAGAAGCTGAAGAGACAGGGATTTGGACGATGTACTTGACGCCACATCGACATGCTTTAGGCACAACGATGAACAAACGGcaggaatctagaaaaaaaaacaaaccagaaagagGGAGACCCACTGAGTTACACAGAGCAATACATccaaacaaagagagagagaacaggaacaCTCACTGTGTACAGCCCTGAAATGAGGAGGCgggcggggcaggggctgggTAATGACAGGGAACTTTTGCACATGCTAACAATGGACACAGGGAAAAAAGGACATGGAGGACACCAAGAAAACATCCAATTGCCAGAGACAGAAGGGAACCTAAGGCTTGGATTTCCCCAGAAGTACCCAAAACGTCTGAAAAGAAGGTCTCTGGTGGAGCAGAGCCCCAGCCTCTCCCCCCACTCCCTGGTCAAGGCTCGGGGAGAAAGTCGAAGCTGCTGGCTGTGGTGGGGAGAATTCTTTAGGGGAGAGGGCCAGGCTCTCTCCTCAATCCTATGGGGATGGCTCTTTGTTCCCAGAAATCCAAGCTCTTAGCTTCCACACAGGCCCTGGCCACTCATGTGGGACCCAGGAGACAGTGTCTGGCTGCATTCAAGGCAAATCAATTTCATGATGAAACCCAAGTAAGAAACAAAACTACAGCAGAAAACACATTTATGTAAGTGAAACCCCCACACAACAGAAAAGGATTGCTTAAGACTTGACTGCGAGTCTCCACTCTCGGAGCTGAACCCTTTCACACTGTGAGACTTGTAGGGGAGCAGCTTCTTCACAAAACCATCTTTGGCCTGGGGAGAGAACTGTGCTCAAGGGCAGCACTGCTGTGTGAACTCGCTGGGCAGAGGacaagagaacagagaaaagtgcCTGGGCTCACCAGCTGGCCACTGTGGCAGCCCAGGGCCACATTTCTTTTAGAACAAGAACCCACAAGCAGGTATGAGACCTCGGGGTCTTGGTATCAAAGGCGGACTAATTGCACCTTTGCCTTTCATATCATTAGGAAAGGGGTTTCATAAGGTCCCAGAGCCCAGGACAAATCTGCGTACAAATAATAGTGAAACAAAGGGTGGCGAGTAAGGAGGGATAGAAAGGGAAGAAAGTGGGAAGAGAGTGGAGTTCTGGACTTTGGAAAACCCCATGATGGCCAAGGAGGAAGACAGAACAGAAGGTTAGCGATCACAGCACCGGCAGCACCCTGGGGAGCACAGCTCTCTCCTCTGCCAATTCACAGCATTAACTCCTTCCCCCTCTGGCAGATTAGCTGGGCTGCAAACGGCCACAGAAAGTCAGTAGTTTCAATCATACACAGCACCCTGTGTGTATAACAATCACATTCTGGATTCTACAAAATCCTGGCCTTTTCCAGAGATATAATTTAGGTAATAAATATTCTCCACCCCGGAGCTGTATAAAACTTCTATAAAAATAGAAACGACATTCTTGGTTCCAGCTGGTTGGGATTCGGAACAGCGCCTCCTCAAcctagcatttttttctttttttgttttcttttttcttttttatttttattttttgcatttatttaaaaaatcccatCATGACCCTGGAAGCCTTTGGAACAGTTTTATCCTTGAAACACAGGACACATTTCTCCCAGTGCGCGGAATTCAAGTTTACGCGGTTCAGCTTAAGAAGTATGTTTCACGTTTCTTAGAGGACAACGGACCCAAGTAATCACTATGAGAAGGGAACAGCTGTCCCAGCTTCAATGGGATAATCCAACACCACCAACTACCTGCACAACAGCAAGACGGTCAACCCTTGTCTGTGGCCCAAATGGACAGTATGACAAGGAGAGAACCCCTATCTGACTTAACAGCAAACCAACCCCTTTACTCTCACCTCTACTGCTAGGGGTCAGGACCGATACTCATGAGGTTTAAGATCCCAGGGACCCGGTCCCCGGCCTTGGCTAAGAGTCATATCCTAACAGGGCAATCTCTGCCCAGGTGCACATTCCCAACAGCAGGCCCCTTCTGGCTCTCCACCCCACAGCATTTCTTGgagcagaggcagagcccagaagCTGTGTGGCTCACAGGCAAGAGCTGGAGTGAAACCCATGGGAGGCAGCAGGGAGCTAACTGAAAGCACGAGGACAAAAATGAACAGGGTAATACTGAGGTAAATGAACACTAAATCCATATGGAGGCTGTAAACGTCCTGTCGTCTCCTCTGTTGCCAAGAGCAGAAGATTGGGCTAGAGTGGTTAGAAGAGGGGCCTGCCTCTGTGGGAATACATCTGAGACACCTCAACTAAGGAGGCAAGCAAGGATGTCTTAATCCTTTTAAGTATGAAGTGCTGGCCACTGGCAAATGCAGCACTGGCTTAAAGGGACCTTCTGATTCAGGCACACCAAGAAGCAGGCTCCTCCTCCCCCAACTCAATGGCTTTTGATCACTCTGCTCAGGAGAGGTGCTCCCTTCAGCTAAATACTTTAAGCCCTTCTTGGATCTACCCTCATGAAAAAACTGTGGCTGGGGATGGAATTGACACTCCTTGCTGTGGTCAACTacaaaaagaaaaccagacagtATCTTTCCTAGAAGCTTTCTTTAAAGGGATCTGGTAGAAATGGGCCATAGTCTAATGATTTTGGTgttgaaataaactaaaaatgaccTGTTTGGCTGGCTGCTTCTTCCTAACAGCCACCAGCCAGACAGGGCCAATCCAACACCAACAGTTGGCTAGGAAAGCTGGTAATGGGTGATATATTCTTGCTTTTTGCATATGTCAGTCTAATTTAACAGGTGCTTTATTTCCAGAGAATCGTTAGCCCCCTTTTAGGAAAAAGGGGCAGAAACCCTAgacaagaatctgaaaaagagttgGCAAGAACTCAGTATTTCCACAGAAGGCAGCTATGGAGGAGTTTTAGCCTCCAGCTCCCAGGGCCATTGGGTGTCAAGTCACTCTCGCACTCCAAAGCCTaccccacctgccctgcccccaaAGCTCTTGGATGCCAGTTCTCATTTCACCCACTCTCGCACTTAGGAACATTCTGGGGGTCAGTTTTTGGTTTCACTCAGTTCTCTCGCTTGGGGTAGTTTGGGGCAAATTCTGATCTTTTCTAATGTTTCTccattctccctcctcccccagggcagTTTGATGTTGGTCCTTCTCAACACACACTGGTTACAAACACAGCAaactttaaataaagaaaaaaaactcaggATATGGCACCTAAACTCCAAAGTAAAACACTGGAAACCAAAGCACAAACTTGTCCTCTGTACGAAGCGAAATTCCCACAGAAGGCAGTAGCCGAGTCTTCAGGGCAAGCTGTGCCTGCGAGAGTGGCAGGGATCAGGGTCCAGGGCTGTCAACACACAGCCTTAGGGCTTCGAATCATAAAGGGTGCTCCTCCCCCACTTACCAGAAGACCCTCTCACTCCAGTCTCAGAGGGGAGCACGCTCAGTAGGGCTTGCTGTCATTCTTCGAACGTTTGAGCTGCACTTTAAGCCGCTTCATGCCAATCTGAAAGCCGTTCATGGACTGGATGGCAGCTTGAGCCGAAACAGGATTGTCGTAACTTACAAAACCTGTGTGTCCAAGCAGAAACCTAGGTGAGGGACATAATGAGGCAAGGAGAGTCTCTGTCTTCCTTATGTAAGAAATACCTTAGAAGCTTAGTCTCCAAGCCCAATTTTTTCTCTGCAGGGACAAGAATTCTTGAAATTATATCACAGAAAACAAATCAGGTTCCTAATAGTATTAACTGACATCTATATAGTACCTTACAGGTTTCTGGCCAAGCCATTTCCCGTATATTAGTTTATTTTCACCTTTGGAGTGACAGGGTGGGGAGAAATGATCATTCCCActacataaatgaaaaaaaaaaaaacgaggtTCAAAAAGAGGTAATGTAATCTGCCCAGGGCTGAGTTAACCCAAATCCAGACCTATCTCTTTCTGCTGTCGGCCTCTTCTCTTTCTCAGCGGTAAAAATACCTAAGCCTCCCGACACCAGAAGAGAAGCCAACGTACCAAAACACTTGCTCAGGTTTGTCTGCTTGTCTATAAAAACCTTGGCAGACACGACATTCCCAAAGGGCATAAACATCTGCAGCAGGTCCTGATCTCCAAACtcctggggcaggtggtagaTGAACAGGTTGGCTCCTTCTGGACCTTCAAAATATCCATTGATTGAAAAAGTATCAGTGTCGAGCACACTTAACCTCCTGCACCATCTCTCATTTCCATCTGTGTTAAAATTCTCAGCATCCCAACAAACAGAAATTCATCTGGAGAACTAAACAGGTTCTCCAAATACAAAGCTGAGAACTGAAGGAACATCACTGAAACAGGTTCCTTCCCACTTTGCTGTTCACCATTCTGATGCTCTGTCTCTTTCAGGGAGGTTAGAATTCTACCCTATAGGAGGATGGTGTGCTGGGACAATAAAGTAGACAGATTTGCGTGTAGAACAATAAAACTAGAGGCTCACAGAGGAACAACAGAAAAGGAGGTAGAAAGAGATTATAAGCAAAGCAGGTTTCAAAACTGTGCCTAGAAACTATAAGGACAGCAAAGAgactggtagttgccagaggcaggaggtggaggcagggaaTGACTACAAAGAGACATGAGGGAATTTCTaggggtgatggaaatgctctaCGTCTACTGCGGTGGTTACATTATATGTGTTCATCAAAGCtcatagaaatatatttctaaaaaggatgaattttaccaTATGTAAACTGTGCCttagtaaaaataaattacactTCCCAAATGTGCCTATCATTAACACTAAGCTCAAAAATAGAATATGCTTTCCTCTTCAACCACTTATACACTCAATGATTTCCTTACCACAGAAGAATTTACTACAACTGCAGTGCAGCCACCAGTCTCCAGCCACCCCCGTCTCCCTGCTGTGTAGTCAGACACATGTGGAACAGTGCTGCTtaagggcctttgcacttgctgttcctctGCCCTCATTACTCTTCATCCTCTAGATACACACGTGGCTTGCTTCCTTACTTCCTCTGGATCTCTGCTTGGACGTCAACTTAGAGAGAACTTCTCTATATAAAATGCTATCTTTCTTGCACTCTATCCCTCTTTCCTGTCCATCACTTTAGAGCAACATTCGGAACACTGCATgcttttgtttattgtctgtctccttggTTCTATCAGCTCCCCCACTACTGCATCCTAGGGCACATAAGTGTCTGATTCAGAGCAGATGAGGACATACTACACCAAGACTCCTTGCTGCTACAGGAAGAGAGGATACTTGTCTTTTCCCCACATTAGAGCTTAAACCTTGACAGCTCCTGGTTGTGAAAATCCAGTCACATATGAGCACAGAGGTGTCAGCAGGACCTTCTATGCATATAAACCAACTTCAGGCCTCTTTTTGTCTAGAAAGCCTCTCCTGAATTTAATACCATTCATGTCAAAGCACGTAATTCTCACTCCATCAACCCATAGGCCATAACTCTCACTTCTGTTTGTCCTCAATTAGGAAAAGCACAGATTAGAAAGTGAGGAAAAGCCAAATGATATAACTAAAAGGGACACCTAGACAGAGGACATCCTCTGACAGATTTATAATCCAGAAAGAAGGCTCCCTAGCAAAAACAGATTGCCACATGGTATCAGACAGAGTAAGATCAGTATATTTCCTCACCTAAAAACTGCAGCCCATCCCGGGAGGGTACACAGAGCACACCCAGAAAACATTTCAGGAGCAGTTTCTCCGTCTACCCTGGACACTGCCAAAGAGAAGTGTTGGCCTGACCACCTAAATGGTTCTCCTGGCCTTTGCCCTGCCTTGCGGTGCTGGTGCAGAAGGAGCAGCCATTCCGTCCTTGACTCCAGTTCCCTTGGTGCTCACCTTCCTTCTGGCTGCCAGCAGCACCAATGCTCTGCTGTGTCAACAGGTTCTGGTTGTACAGAGTGGGGAGCGCCGCTGCAGCATACTGCTGGATCCCCGAGTAGGCCTGTGTGAGGGCCTCCATGGTGCTCCCGGTGCCGTTGGAAAGGCCACTGCTGCCCAGGCCACCATTTAAAGCAGCCATCCCTTGGTTGGGGAGGAAGAGCAGGATTAACAGATTGGAAAGACTCAACTGATGCCAAAGACAAACTCCAAATGTCCCCCTTCATCTACTTCTTAGCTTTTCCCTGAGAAGGAATAGCCATCTGACTGGTCAGATTTAGGACACTCAACAGGCCTTGTGGTTAACAGGGACATTAAAAAACGCCACACCCAGGTGCAGCTCTCGCCATTACCTTCTTTCAACCTGTGCAAGAAGTGATTGATACTACTTACACGTGGCCTGCCCCATTTTCTCTCTGGTTTTCTTGCAATTTTCTCACAAAGATCTGGAATGTGGTAAAAATAAGAGTCCCAGGACTGGGGATTTATAGGGGTGCATGTGGTCCACGACAAGATGTGGGCAAATCATATcaaaatagctaatatttattgagcacgtaCTATGAGCAATGTGCTCAGCACTTTACTTATGTTCTCATTTAACTTCCTAATAACCCTCAAAGCATTCTATTTCCACTTTGCAGACGAGAAAAACCTCAGAGGGTGGTCAAAACTTACAGCTAATTAAGGGGCAGAGGTGAGATTTAACTGAGGCCTGACTCAAAATCGCATGGTTATTTCTAACTTCATCAGGCCACTCCAGTATTTCTAATGGTACCCCTACAAGGGTTGTTTAAAATGTGCTATCTGCACAAAGAATGGCTTGATGGCATCCAGGGGCTGGCCCTCACCTGCCAAAGAGCTGACGTTGAGGCCCGCTGTTGCTCCAGCTAATGTTTGCAGGGCTCCAAGGGAGGCGATGGGGTTGACAGAGCTGCTGCTGCTAGAGCTCGGTGAGGACCCTGCTATCAGATATCCACCAGTTAAACTCAAGTCAACACTTGACATCTCATGTCAACAGGAACCAAAACTCACCAGTGATACCACTGAAGTATTGTCTTTGTAAGGAGGGTTCCAGTTACTGGTTTTGATAACTGTCCTTGCAGGACAGTCAAGTGATGATTACAGCAAACTAAAAACTTTCTCAAGtgagaagatgacatttgaaAATTTACTGTTCATAATCTGCCCCTTTGGAAATGGGTGTTAACTACTCTCCAGAATGACAGACCCCTCTCTTGGGATTCTGCCCAAGGCACACTGACCCCTATTACATGCTTACCTGAACTGGTGAGGACGCTGAGGGGACTGCTGGATGTAGTGAGAGCATTGGTACCACTTGGTGTGTTCTGAGCTGCACTAGCTGCAGCAGCTAGCGCAGCCAAATTCTGTAACTGCATTGCATTTAACCCTGCAATATCCAAAGCAAGAGGTCAGCCAGCAGATAAGGGTCCCTCACATCCACTCCAGCAATGACAGTGTACACTGGCAGAAGGCCGGTCCCAAGGAGGAACTATTCTAGATGAGCCTCACAGGCAATAGTACAGGGCTCCAAAAAGACTGAGCCATCAATCAACTTATTAAGAAACTTGCCATCATTTCCTCAGATAAAAGATATCTAATCCAGTAACATGCCAGACCAAGTGAGCATTAATAAAGGGATGGGCAATTAGGAAATCAGGAAATACCACAGAGTCTAACATGGAGCCAGGTGTCTAAGAGAACAACAATGCCAAAACCTGTGGCAGAGAACGAATCTGCATTTGGGCCCCTCACCCACACTTCACAGAGGATTTGTTCTCTGCAATGGAGATGAATAAGCAGAAAATGTAGCAGAGATCCAGAAGGCCATGGGAGGAATGACAGGGGAACACATGTGAAAACAGCAAcaggagaaagaataaagaaaaaacacactACTTTAGTAGCAGATTAATCatcagaaggaggagagagaaaaaacagaggaaaagactTTCAAGGAGAACCTAGGCAATGTAGGTAAAAGGAGAGCAAGAAATCTGAACTGTGCCAACAATGTGTGGCAAACCATTTACTGGATTATGGAAAGGCAGATGAGTACGGGTAGAGAATTAATGAGAACAGGAAGGCTCCAACACAGACTTACAATTTAGCAACTTTCCAAAAACACGGCAAACTCTAAATCCCTGGGACAAAGTGAACAACCATCAAACTTTTTCAAATGGTATAACGTCACACGCCTGAGACTAGCCCTTCCTCAGGTGCACCTGCCACTGCAGAAGAGGCAGGGGCAAGCAGCTCTGGAATGGTCCCCTTCCCTCCACTCCCTCCACTTTTCCAATGGCCTCGCCTCAGATTTGTACCTGGAGCCTCCTTTTGTTATAAGCTCAGGTATTTGTCAATTAAGTTTTTCATGCATGTTAACACCAACAAAAGGCAATTCACCTAAGAAATAACTTGTATAAGACACTAACTGCCTGGGTTCTAGCAGCTTCAGGGTAAGTCATGCTCTCGGAAGCCATAGTAGACTTTTTTCTTCACAGAGTCACTGAAAAAGTTGCTTTATTGTGGAAATGAAGAGTTCttgcatttttctctttatcaaaaTGGCTGCAGATAGTCTGCAGGTGCTAACAGCTCCTTTCCATCTTCTTCCTCAAAAAAGATTAAAGGGGTGGGGAGCAGCAGACAATCCCAGAGCAGCCTGGTATCAGCAACTAAAAGAGCCACCTTCTAGAGATGAGGTAGGTGAATCCTAGGATGTTCACCTTATGTCAGCTTAATGTAATGAGTGGGGAAAATTTCTTCCTGCACGAACGGTACAAAACTCTCAGACTGTTGTTAGCTGGCAGCTGCTGCTCCTCCGTTGCAGTGAACACTTACCTCCCATTGGGTGGAGGCTGCTCAGGGTGTTGAGGTTCCCAGAGGAGGCAGTCTGCTGAAGGAGCTGCAAATAAAGCTAGACATTACACCAAAAAACAGAACAAGAGTGAGAGTGAGGGCTGGTTCTGCATCTGGGATAACTCTACAGCACAGCAAAGCGAGAGT is a window of Vicugna pacos chromosome 10, VicPac4, whole genome shotgun sequence DNA encoding:
- the CELF1 gene encoding CUGBP Elav-like family member 1 isoform X8, with amino-acid sequence MNGTLDHPDQPDLDAIKMFVGQVPRTWSEKDLRELFEQYGAVYEINVLRDRSQNPPQSKGCCFVTFYTRKAALEAQNALHNMKVLPGMHHPIQMKPADSEKNNAVEDRKLFIGMISKKCTENDIRVMFSSFGQIEECRILRGPDGLSRGCAFVTFTTRAMAQTAIKAMHQAQTMEGCSSPMVVKFADTQKDKEQKRMAQQLQQQMQQISAASVWGNLAGLNTLGPQYLALLQQTASSGNLNTLSSLHPMGGLNAMQLQNLAALAAAASAAQNTPSGTNALTTSSSPLSVLTSSAGSSPSSSSSSSVNPIASLGALQTLAGATAGLNVSSLAGMAALNGGLGSSGLSNGTGSTMEALTQAYSGIQQYAAAALPTLYNQNLLTQQSIGAAGSQKEGPEGANLFIYHLPQEFGDQDLLQMFMPFGNVVSAKVFIDKQTNLSKCFGFVSYDNPVSAQAAIQSMNGFQIGMKRLKVQLKRSKNDSKPY
- the CELF1 gene encoding CUGBP Elav-like family member 1 isoform X1, encoding MAAFKLDFLPEMMVDHCSLNSSPVSKKMNGTLDHPDQPDLDAIKMFVGQVPRTWSEKDLRELFEQYGAVYEINVLRDRSQNPPQSKGCCFVTFYTRKAALEAQNALHNMKVLPGMHHPIQMKPADSEKNNAVEDRKLFIGMISKKCTENDIRVMFSSFGQIEECRILRGPDGLSRGCAFVTFTTRAMAQTAIKAMHQAQTMEGCSSPMVVKFADTQKDKEQKRMAQQLQQQMQQISAASVWGNLAGLNTLGPQYLALYLQLLQQTASSGNLNTLSSLHPMGGLNAMQLQNLAALAAAASAAQNTPSGTNALTTSSSPLSVLTSSAGSSPSSSSSSSVNPIASLGALQTLAGATAGLNVSSLAGMAALNGGLGSSGLSNGTGSTMEALTQAYSGIQQYAAAALPTLYNQNLLTQQSIGAAGSQKEGPEGANLFIYHLPQEFGDQDLLQMFMPFGNVVSAKVFIDKQTNLSKCFGFVSYDNPVSAQAAIQSMNGFQIGMKRLKVQLKRSKNDSKPY
- the CELF1 gene encoding CUGBP Elav-like family member 1 isoform X3, which codes for MAAFKLDFLPEMMVDHCSLNSSPVSKKMNGTLDHPDQPDLDAIKMFVGQVPRTWSEKDLRELFEQYGAVYEINVLRDRSQNPPQSKGCCFVTFYTRKAALEAQNALHNMKVLPGMHHPIQMKPADSEKNNAVEDRKLFIGMISKKCTENDIRVMFSSFGQIEECRILRGPDGLSRGCAFVTFTTRAMAQTAIKAMHQAQTMEGCSSPMVVKFADTQKDKEQKRMAQQLQQQMQQISAASVWGNLAGLNTLGPQYLALLQQTASSGNLNTLSSLHPMGGLNAMQLQNLAALAAAASAAQNTPSGTNALTTSSSPLSVLTSSAGSSPSSSSSSSVNPIASLGALQTLAGATAGLNVSSLAGMAALNGGLGSSGLSNGTGSTMEALTQAYSGIQQYAAAALPTLYNQNLLTQQSIGAAGSQKEGPEGANLFIYHLPQEFGDQDLLQMFMPFGNVVSAKVFIDKQTNLSKCFGFVSYDNPVSAQAAIQSMNGFQIGMKRLKVQLKRSKNDSKPY
- the CELF1 gene encoding CUGBP Elav-like family member 1 isoform X2, which produces MAAFKLDFLPEMMVDHCSLNSSPVSKKMNGTLDHPDQPDLDAIKMFVGQVPRTWSEKDLRELFEQYGAVYEINVLRDRSQNPPQSKGCCFVTFYTRKAALEAQNALHNMKVLPGMHHPIQMKPADSEKNNAVEDRKLFIGMISKKCTENDIRVMFSSFGQIEECRILRGPDGLSRGCAFVTFTTRAMAQTAIKAMHQAQTMEGCSSPMVVKFADTQKDKEQKRMAQQLQQQMQQISAASVWGNLAGLNTLGPQYLALYLQLLQQTASSGNLNTLSSLHPMGGLNAMQLQNLAALAAAASAAQNTPSGTNALTTSSSPLSVLTSSGSSPSSSSSSSVNPIASLGALQTLAGATAGLNVSSLAGMAALNGGLGSSGLSNGTGSTMEALTQAYSGIQQYAAAALPTLYNQNLLTQQSIGAAGSQKEGPEGANLFIYHLPQEFGDQDLLQMFMPFGNVVSAKVFIDKQTNLSKCFGFVSYDNPVSAQAAIQSMNGFQIGMKRLKVQLKRSKNDSKPY
- the CELF1 gene encoding CUGBP Elav-like family member 1 isoform X7 codes for the protein MNGTLDHPDQPDLDAIKMFVGQVPRTWSEKDLRELFEQYGAVYEINVLRDRSQNPPQSKGCCFVTFYTRKAALEAQNALHNMKVLPGMHHPIQMKPADSEKNNAVEDRKLFIGMISKKCTENDIRVMFSSFGQIEECRILRGPDGLSRGCAFVTFTTRAMAQTAIKAMHQAQTMEGCSSPMVVKFADTQKDKEQKRMAQQLQQQMQQISAASVWGNLAGLNTLGPQYLALYLQLLQQTASSGNLNTLSSLHPMGGLNAMQLQNLAALAAAASAAQNTPSGTNALTTSSSPLSVLTSSAGSSPSSSSSSSVNPIASLGALQTLAGATAGLNVSSLAGMAALNGGLGSSGLSNGTGSTMEALTQAYSGIQQYAAAALPTLYNQNLLTQQSIGAAGSQKEGPEGANLFIYHLPQEFGDQDLLQMFMPFGNVVSAKVFIDKQTNLSKCFGFVSYDNPVSAQAAIQSMNGFQIGMKRLKVQLKRSKNDSKPY
- the CELF1 gene encoding CUGBP Elav-like family member 1 isoform X6, with the translated sequence MQPSSKKMNGTLDHPDQPDLDAIKMFVGQVPRTWSEKDLRELFEQYGAVYEINVLRDRSQNPPQSKGCCFVTFYTRKAALEAQNALHNMKVLPGMHHPIQMKPADSEKNNAVEDRKLFIGMISKKCTENDIRVMFSSFGQIEECRILRGPDGLSRGCAFVTFTTRAMAQTAIKAMHQAQTMEGCSSPMVVKFADTQKDKEQKRMAQQLQQQMQQISAASVWGNLAGLNTLGPQYLALYLQLLQQTASSGNLNTLSSLHPMGGLNAMQLQNLAALAAAASAAQNTPSGTNALTTSSSPLSVLTSSAGSSPSSSSSSSVNPIASLGALQTLAGATAGLNVSSLAGMAALNGGLGSSGLSNGTGSTMEALTQAYSGIQQYAAAALPTLYNQNLLTQQSIGAAGSQKEGPEGANLFIYHLPQEFGDQDLLQMFMPFGNVVSAKVFIDKQTNLSKCFGFVSYDNPVSAQAAIQSMNGFQIGMKRLKVQLKRSKNDSKPY